TGAAGCCTGGTTGCCCCTCGATCTAGTGCGAGCCTTGTATAGCCTGCGCTGGCAGATCGAGTTGGTGTTCAAACAATTCAAATCGATTCTTCAGGTGCACCACTCGACGACCGGCAATGAACATCGAGTGCGCTGTGAACTCTATGGCAAATGGATTGCGGCGGTATTGGTCCATCGTATTCATACGTGGGCCAACCAAGCGCGGTGGCTGACCGCGGGACAAGAGATCAGCCTCGAGAAGTTGTACAAGCGACTCCAGGAGCGAGCCTTTCAGCTCGCACAGCAGTTGATCATCTCGTTCAGCCAAGGGAGGACCCACCTCATTCGTGAACTCGAGCCGTTACTCCGGCACTGTACCAAACAGTCCCAACGATCCCGAATGACGACCTTAGAGATGCTGGAAGCCCGAGTCGACCCCAAATTGTCTCCCAGCAAGGGCCCGGCTTAGCTTAACAGCTATGGGGCGAAACCCGGCAACACCGAACATCACGTTGACACCAAAGTAAGGTTTTGCGAAGTGTGTCTTTACTCCTCGTCGAGGCTGGGGCGCAAAAGAAATGGTCCATACACAACAGCGAACAGCAGATAGCCACTGCTCCAGACTATTGCCGACAGGCCCAGCACAAGAGAGGTTGAAAAGTCCGTGGTCGGACCAAGTACCCGCAGAATTGCACCCAGGTTCACGAGACTGTAGATCATGACCGTCATAGGACCTGCATGCCGTGCCCGTCCCGTATGACCCAGGCTGGCGCGGGTCATGATGGCCAGGGTCATCGAACCCACGGCACCGGTCGTGAGCACGTGGACCGCATTCTCCTGGCGCAACCCTAACCCTAGAATCGCCGCACCCAGGATAAGCAGCGACATCGCCAACCACCCATAACCCACGTGCAGGATGAGCACCAACGGTTCACGCCAGGTGATCCAGCCGTACCAGCGCAACAGACGAATGAGATTCACCAATCCCGCTGCCATCAAAAGCCAGCCGGTCACCAGGCCCTCTGGCTGAACCGTCCAGGCGAGAGCGGCAATCGCTGCAAGAAGGATCGACACGCCGTCGAAACGGGAAAAAGACGCAGGTTGTTGGGGCATGCCGCGCTCGCTCAGATAATCAAGGGTAAAACTGGGAATGACGCGCCCACCGATCAGCGCCAACAGCAGGATGATGACCGAGAGCGCCATGCGCCCGGGAAGTTCCGTTGCGGAGTCGTTCAGAGCCGACATGTGGAAGAGCAGATTGGCAATTGCATAGAGACTGATCAACAGGCCGATCGGCGAACGATCCCATGCTTTTCCTATCGCGATTTCCCGCCAGACAATGATGGCCAGCGCAACAAGAAAGGCGCCGTCAATGATGGCGCAGACCAAAGCTGGAGGCCAGGGGATGGCGATGACCAGGCGTCCTGTCAGCCACAATGCCCACAGGATCATCAAGGGCATCTCTTTAATCGGAGGGCGGTCCGTCCAGTTCGGCATGGCGGTGAAGAGAAACCCTGCGATCACGGCAGGCAGGAAGCCGAAGATCATTTCATGCACATGCCATTCTCGCGGGACATACAGGAAATGGGTGTTGTCGGCTCCGGAAAGAATCAGGGCCCAGATCGGGAGTGCTATGCCCGCAAAGACGGCGGCGCTCAGGAAGAACGGTCGAAATCCGAAGGAAAAGAATGCAGGGGTCATCCTGAGCCCACGGCGAAGGATCTGTGACCAGTGTAACGAGGGCATGGATCAGCCAGATTTTTCGGTTCCCTCAGGATGACATCGATTGGGTTGCAACTTTTTCGCATGGTACTACCGTGGATCGTGAGAGGCAGAGGGATATTCACTTTTCAATAATTGAAAACTAGGGTTCATCTTGAGCCAACAGCGAAGGATCTGTGCCCGGGTTGAGGATGCTACGGCTTAGCCAGATTCTTCGTTGCACTCAGAATGACAAAATCCCCCGAGACGTTGGTGTTTCATTGCTCGGTCATCACCCAGACATCGGACGAACACGTCATACCTTTGTGCGGCCCATATCAGGTGGTCATCGTGAGCGCTTCGGCGAAGGATCTGTGCCTATGTTGATGGTGACATGGCTTAGCGAGATTCTTCGTTGCACCCTGCCCTGAGCCTTGCCGAATGGGTCAGAATAACAAGGTTTTCCAGGATGTGTGCGTGCCTTCGAGTGATTCCCTGCCGACATTAATCAAATCCGTCGAGAGGCTCAGGGCTTTCCTCACCAGATCGTCAGCCTGAGCTCCTTGCGAAGGATCTGTGGCCGGGTTGACGGTGACACGGCTTGGCCAGATTCTTCGTTTCACTCAGAATGACAACGCCTGAAGCCTGGGAATCTGTACCAAACTGTAGTTCCTGTGCGCGACTCTGCGTTAACTAAGAGGCCGTTCCCAGGACCTTGGTAATCAGGGCTTGCGCCTCTTCCTGGATTTGTTTGAGATGTGTGTCGCCTCGGAAGCTCTCGGCATAAATTTTATAGACATCTTCTGTTCCAGACGGGCGGGCGGCAAACCATCCGTTCTCCGTCATAACTTTTAGTCCCCCAATGGCATTGTCGGTTCCCGGCGCCGAGGTCAGAATGCCGGTAATCTTTTCCCCGGCAAGTTCCGTTGCCTGTATCTGTTGGGGTGCGAGTTTTTTCAGAATGGCCTTCTGCGCGGGTGTGGCCGGGGCATCGATCCGCTGGTAGACGGGGACGCCCAGCTCCTTGGTGAGGTCCAGGTAGAGTTGGCTTGGGTCGCGTCCTGTTTTGGCCAACATTTCTGCCGCTAACAGATCTAGAATGATGCCGTCTTTATCGGTCGTCCACACGGTTCCGTCATGACGCAAAAAGGATGCGCCGGCACTTTCTTCTCCCCCAAACCCGACGGACCCGTCAAGCAGCCCGTCCACAAACCATTTGAAGCCTACCGGGACTTCCACGAGACGCCGTCCCAATTTGGCGGCCACCCGATCGATCATGCTGCTACTCACGACCGTCTTCCCGACGGCGGCATCTTTCCGCCAGCCGGAGCGTTGCGTAAACAGATAGGAAATAGCGACTGCGAGATAATGGTTGGGATTCATCAGGCCCGCCGTACGCGTGACGATTCCATGACGATCATGGTCGGTATCGTTGGCGAAGGCGATATCGAAACGATCTTTTAAGGCAATCAGTCCGGCCATGGCATAGGGCGAGGAACAGTCCATGCGAATCTTCCCATCCCAGTCCAGATTCATGAAGCGAAAGGTCGGATCCACGCCTTCATGTACGACGGTAACCGGGAAACCGTACCGCTCGGTAATAGGTCCCCAATAGTCCACGCCTGCGCCGCCAAGTGGATCTACTCCAATAGATAGCTTGGCGTCGCGAATGGTCTCCATGTCGATCACGGCTCCAAGATCTCCAACATACGAGCCGACATAATCATGCTTGTGCGTGGTCGAGGCCCGGCGCGCTTTCTCATACGAGACGCGTTGGACCCCGCGCAGGTCATCGGCCAGTAACGCGTTCGCCTGTTTCTCAATCCACGTGGTGACGTCGCCATCAGCCGGCCCCCCATGGGGCGGGTTATATTTGAAGCCACCGTCTTCCGGCGGATTGTGCGAAGGCGTGATCACAATGCCATCGGCCAATCCCGTTTTTCGATCACGGTTGTAGGTCAAGATGGCATGGGAAATGACCGGGGTCGGGGTGTACCCGTTGTCGCGGTCTACCATCACGACCACACCATTAGCGGCGAGCACTTCGAGCGTGCTTGCCAGGGCCGGCTCGGAGAGCGCGTGCGTATCCATGCCTAAAAAGAGAGGCCCGTCAATATGCTGTTGCTGTCGATAGAGGCAGATGGCCTGGGTGGTCGCCAGGATATGCGCTTCATTAAACGAATTCTTTAATGAAGAGCCGCGGTGTCCCGATGTGCCAAAGGCCACGCGTTGTTCCGGCACAGCCGGGTCGGGTTGACCGGTGTAATAGGCGGTGACCAGCCGGGGGATGTTAGCGAGCATGGATGGTTGGGTGGGCTCTCCTGCAAGGGCACTGACCTTCATGTTGATCGCTCCGCGTCCAGAGATGAATGAATGTGACATCTCCTGATTTTCAGGAGGAGGGGGCATACCTTACCGATATTTATCAAAGGATTCAAAGCCTTCATTCTTTCTCATGCCGACCTGGTCGTGTCAAAGAATCGGGTGCGGCCTTCTACTCTGTTTGGGACCTGTTCGGCATGGCAGGAATCTCAACGAAGGCTCCATGATCTCAGCTCTTATTTGAGTCTTATCAACACTTTTTTAGAAATTCTGTGGATAAGAAAATCATTGACATCGGCATCTTTTCCACGGACATCAATGGGCATCGGTGTGGAGACACATGTCAAGAAAAAAATACGATTTCTACCTTTACGCCTACGCCAAAAAACCCACACCACTCCCTGTAGTGGTATAAATTTTTTTTTATACAATGCCTAAAACAGTGGCAATCTGCTGGTTTCCTTTTTAATCCTTAGAAAAACATGCGGCTCACGCCTGCTTTCACCAGGTTATACACAAAATTTGGGGATGAGTGTTTTTGGCCATGGTCTGAATTTTGCCGACCTCAAAAATCAAGGCTTTTTATGTGATGGCTGCCAATCACGAGGAGTCAAAGGGGTGATGGTGCTCAATCATCTCAAAACTATTCCCATTCTTGTTCGTTTCCAACCTTTTCGCCAGCCCTTAATGAATTCGACGGGAGAAAATTGTTGATGTGCCAGTTCTGACCATACCTTACATCCCGATATCCTATGAACGTTGTTACCCTGACCCATTCGGCAAAACACAGGTCAGGGTGCACCGAAGGATCTCGCCGAGCTTCCGCATCGTCAACCTGGGCACAGATGCTTTGCCATGGGCTCAGCATGACAAGTTGGAAAGGGTCTTGCCTGGTTAGGGCGTTCGTTGTAGGTCCGATTGATGAAGTGAGATTTTCACTTTGAATGACTGACGCTCCTTTTCTTGAAGAGCCGTTGCAGAACCAATCACATCATATTTGTTTACACAATGCACCTCATTGGTAAAATAAGCGGTGCTATACCGTCACCCTCCTGCTTTTTCTTCTACCGGGAAATAATGCCGTATGGACTCCCTTGAATCCTTCGTGTCGACCGTAGCCGGTTGGGTGTGGGGTCCGCCCATGTTGATCCTGTTGGTCGGCACCGGGTTGTATCTGACCATTCTGCTAAAAGGCCTGCAGTTTCGTGTCCTGCCGCATGCGCTGAAGTTAGTGTTTCACAAAGAGCCGAGTGCCAATGGCGACATCAGCCATTTTGCCGCGCTCATGACCGCCTTATCAGCCACCGTGGGTATCGGAAATATTGTCGGCGTGGCAGCCGCCATCACGCTCGGGGGGCCCGGAGCTGTCTTTTGGATGTGGATGACCGGTCTGGTGGGCATGGCGACCAAATATGGCGAAGCCGTGCTGGCGGTGAAATATCGTGAGCAGGGCCAATACGGGATGCGTGGCGGGCCCATGTATTACCTGGCCAAGGGTGCCGGGCTGCCATGGTTAGGGTGGCTCTTCGCTGTATTCACAGCCTGTGCGGCATTTGGCATCGGCAATATGACACAGGCCAATGCCGTGGCCGGGATTGTTGAGTCGACCTTTCAGATCCCGCCCTGGATTACCGGGGTGGTATTAATGAGCCTGACCGGCCTTGTGATATTGGGCGGCATCACATCCATTGGCCGGTTTACCTCCGTATTGGTGCCATTCATGATTGTGGGGTATGTGTCATCAGCCCTGGTTGTCCTGGTCCTGCATGTGACGGAAATCCCGCAGGCCTTGGCTAGTATTGTTTATCACGCGTGGAACCCGATTGCGGCCGGAGGCGGGTTTGCCGGCGCCACGATGGCTGCCGCCATGCGCTACGGGTTGGCAAGAGGCGTATTTTCGAATGAATCGGGCCTGGGGTCTGCGCCTATTGCCGCTGCCGCCGCACGCACCGACGATCCGGTCAGACAGGCCCTCGTCAGCATGACCCAGACCTTTATCGATACGCTGGTGGTCTGCAGTATGACGGCGTTGGTCATCCTGACCGCGACTCCATGGACTCAAGGTATCGATCCGGCTCAACTCACCAGCGCCAGCTTCGGGGAAACCCTTGGTCACACGGGAGAACTCATTGTCACGTGTTCCATCACGCTGTTTGCCTATTCGACCTTGATCGGCTGGAATTATTATGGTGAGAAAGCCATTGAGTATCTGATGGGGACGAGGGCAATCGTGTATTACCGCGTGATCTTTGTCGGGGTCGTCCTGCTCGGCGCCACATCCAGGTTGGAACTGGTGTGGAATGTGTCCGATATCATGAACGGCTTGATGGCCATTCCGAATCTCATCGGGTTGCTGCTCCTGGCAAAGATTATTAAACAGGAAACAGTACGCTATTTTAACCTGCAAAAGTTGGGGGCTGATTCTTCGCGTTCTACTCCTCCTCCCGTGTAATGCGGGGAAGGAAAAGTGAATACCCCCATCAAGCCGGCCGATCGACAATCCGTGTGCGGATCCTTCCCGCCACCGACTCTTCTGAATTTTGTCTGTAGGGTTGAGGGTTGGTACCTGTGTTCACCACAGGCTGCCAGGGTAGATCGGGTCTCAGGAATGGACAAACCAGTGCCCCAATTTCAATAGGGCGTAGGGTGCCAGGTAAAAAGACAATACGGAAATCACGACCCCTGAGATGGCTCCGGACAGTCCGCTCATGAACACCCCGATCAGGGGAAGCAAAAACACGATCAAAATCATGGCCAGGGCGATACGCTTGTGTTGTTCGTAGAAAGCCTGGCGTCGGTCACTCTTGAGCGAATCGGAAAATGATAAATCGGAAGGAAGTGCCATCCGTACAGTATAGACAAACAGGGTGTTGATTGTGAATGTATTCTCAATCCTGACATGGAAATTTTATGGAGCCTGAAAGGAGATGGAAAAACGCGATTCTCCCCAATAAACCACTCCATGCAGACAAAAGAGTCCCGCGCCTCCCAAACACACATGCTCTCTGGGGTTCAGATATCCCACAGGCTCTTGAACAAAAGGTCGTCAACCTCATCCGTTTTATACATTGGGCGAATGACATTCTCCTGATATAGATCAATAAGAAAGATTGGGCGAAAGATGTATTCATAATATTCCTAATAAGGATAAGGAGAAATTGTTTATGGTCACAAAAACTCAGAAAGCTCAGGCAGCACAAGTCACCGACATGCTTCGCAAAGACCACAAAAAAGTCAAAGGGCTTTTTAGGAAATTTGAAAAGACGGATAATGCCCGGGAGAAGCAAGAGATCGTCGACATGGTGGTAACGGAGCTTGAAATTCATGCGGAGTTGGAGGAAAAGATTATCTATCCGGCCGTTCGCTCGAAAATGAATGACGAAGACCTGATGGATGAGGCCATCGAAGAGCACCATGTTGTGCATGGCGTCATCGGGGAACTGAAAAAAATGAAGCCGGGTGACCAACGCTATGATGCGAAAGTGACGGTGCTCGGCGAACTCTGCAAACATCATATTCAAGAAGAAGAGGAAGAGATGCTGCCCAAGGCAGAAAAGCGGGATATCGACTGGGACGGTCTCCACCAGCAGGTGATGAAACGGAAAAACCAACTCATGGAGAAGGCGGGGTTGTCTTCCAATGGCGCAAGCACGAACTCGAAAGCGCGGAAAAAGAAATAGGAAAAGCACACATGCGTGCGCTCAACCGCATGTCAAACAAAAACTTCAACAGTCCATTGATCGGGAGGCAATCATGCCGGGTGACGGCATGGTTGCCACTCAGAATAATGCTTCTGTGCCTGATTCCGGCGGTAGCCATTGCACAGGGAGCACTAGGGGAGGAGTTGATCGTGAGTGGGAGGACATTCTCATGCCCGGACAGGCCCAACTGTGTTTCCACAATGGCTGTGGCGGAAAGCCATGCGATTGCACCCTATCGATATCAAGCATCATTGGAGGAAGCCAAAGCCGAGCTGAAGCACATTTTCGCTCAATTTCCTCGCACGGAATTGGTGAGGGAAGAGGAGGATTATCTTCAGTACGAAGTCAAAAGTTTTCTCTTTGGTTTTGTGGACGATGTCGAGTTGTGGCTGGATGAGGCCACAAAAACCATTCACTTCCGTTCAGCCGCTCGCAGCGGCTACTACGATTTCGGGGTCAACCGAAAGCGAATGGAAGATGTGCGACAAATCCTGAATGGCAAGCTATAGCAATAGCAATAAGTATGCAATATTCTGCAACCTCAGCATAAAGCCCGTATGGGTCCTCAATGCCATATCTCCCAAACATGCATTAAGGGGCAGTTGAAAAAAGCCGCCAGCGCCGTTCTCGCCATTTTTCCGTGCTCACGTACTGGAAGTACGCTCTGCGCGCAAAAATGCCTCTGGCCTTCCCATCGGCATGACTCAGGGCAGGGCTGGACGAACTTTTTTGAACCGCCGCCGAGACCTCTGATAGACAATGTGCCTGGAGGTCAATTTGCCCTTGGAAATTATTATTATTCAGCACTCCCATTAAACAAATTCATTGTCATCTTGAGTGAAACGAAGGATCTAGCCAAGGCATAGCCGCATCCATCTGTCGACCGGCTCTTTCTTTTGGCTCTCCCCTTCCCCATTTCCGCCGGCCATCACCGGACAACAGGTGTTGTCATCCCTCGGGAGCCGTTTCAGGCTGAGCCGGATCCTTCGGAGGTCTCAGGATGACAACATTTCGAAGTGCTTCTATCTTTTTGACCGTTTATTTAAGTATGGGAAGGAGGAGTGTACGTGGTGGGGTGGATGGTGACGACGATGGATTTTGAGGTGGGAGTGTTGCTCTTGTCGGCGACGCTGTCGATGGGGATGAGCACGTTGGCTTCGGGGAAATAGGTTGCCACACAGGTCCGGGGAATGGGGTAAGGGACCACGACAAAGTGTGAGGCTAATCGCGTTTGACCTTTGTGATGGCTGATGATGTCCACTGCGTCGCCTTTGGCAAATTTTCGTTCTTCCATATCCTGCTCATTCATGAACACCACCCGTCGGCCGGCTTTGATGCCACGGTACCGGTCATCCAATCCATAGATGGTGGTGTTGTATTGATCGTGGCTGCGGATGGTCATCATGAGCAATTGATCGGGTGCCAGGTGAATGCCCGGCATCGGGTGGACGGTGAACCGGGCTTTACCGGATGGAGTGGGAAATTGCCGAGCATCACGGATCGGATTGGCGAGGTAGAACCCCCCTGGTTTGTTGACGCGTTCGGTATAGTGCTCATGTCCGGGGACGACCTGGCTGATGAGATGGCGAATGGCATCGTAATCGTGGATGAGTTCGTCCCAGTTGATGTGGTTCCCTGGTCCTTCTTTGTTGGTGAAGGTGGCCTTCGCGAGGCTGGCGACGATATCGACTTCACTTTTGAGAAACTCGGATACCGGCTCAAGTCGGCCCTGTGAGGTCTGGACGATACCCATGGTGTTTTCCGTGGTGACATATTGGGGGATGTCATCTTGAAGGTCCTTGTCGGTGCGTCCCAGGGCCGGAAGGATTAGAGCCTCGGTTCCGGTGACCAGATGAGCCCGATTGAGTTTGGTGGAGATGTGGACGGTGAGCCGGCAGCGGGAAAGCGCCTGCGCGGTATAGGCCGTATCCGGTGTGGCCGAAAGAAAGTTTCCGCCGAGAGCCATGAAGACCTTGGCCTTTCCGGCATGCATGGCCTTGATGCCTCGCACCGCGTCATGGCCTCTTTTGGTGGGTGGCTGAAAGTGACAGGCCTTTTCGAGGCGATCCAGAAATTCCGGAGAGGGGTTCTCGGTGATGCCCATGGTGCGATCGCCTTGCACATTGCTATGCCCACGGACGGGGCAGGGGCCTGCACCTGGTTTGCCGATGTTGCCACGCAGTAGGAGGAAGTTAATGATTTCCTGCATGTTGGCCACGGCGTTTTTATGTTGGGTCATGCCCATGGCCCAGGTGCAGATGATACTCTTGGCCTGTTCCGCAATATCGGCGGCCTTCTGAATGTCCTCTCTGGCAATGCCGCTGCCTTCCTCAATTTTCTCCCATGCGATGTTTCGTGTAATGGTGGCGAAGTTGTCAAAGCCTTCGGTGTATTCCTGTATGAACGAAAGGTCGAGAATGGAGCCAGGATTCTTTTCTTCCCTCATGAGCAGTTCCTTCATGATGCCTTTGAGCAGGGGGACGTCGCCGTTGATTTTGACGGGGAGAAAGAGCGTGGCGATCGGGGTTCCCTGGCCCAGCCAGCTAGTGACTTCCCGGGGATGAATGAACCGGGTGGTGCCGGCTTCGGGAAGCGGG
This region of Nitrospira sp. MA-1 genomic DNA includes:
- the pgm gene encoding phosphoglucomutase (alpha-D-glucose-1,6-bisphosphate-dependent) — encoded protein: MKVSALAGEPTQPSMLANIPRLVTAYYTGQPDPAVPEQRVAFGTSGHRGSSLKNSFNEAHILATTQAICLYRQQQHIDGPLFLGMDTHALSEPALASTLEVLAANGVVVMVDRDNGYTPTPVISHAILTYNRDRKTGLADGIVITPSHNPPEDGGFKYNPPHGGPADGDVTTWIEKQANALLADDLRGVQRVSYEKARRASTTHKHDYVGSYVGDLGAVIDMETIRDAKLSIGVDPLGGAGVDYWGPITERYGFPVTVVHEGVDPTFRFMNLDWDGKIRMDCSSPYAMAGLIALKDRFDIAFANDTDHDRHGIVTRTAGLMNPNHYLAVAISYLFTQRSGWRKDAAVGKTVVSSSMIDRVAAKLGRRLVEVPVGFKWFVDGLLDGSVGFGGEESAGASFLRHDGTVWTTDKDGIILDLLAAEMLAKTGRDPSQLYLDLTKELGVPVYQRIDAPATPAQKAILKKLAPQQIQATELAGEKITGILTSAPGTDNAIGGLKVMTENGWFAARPSGTEDVYKIYAESFRGDTHLKQIQEEAQALITKVLGTAS
- a CDS encoding FdhF/YdeP family oxidoreductase; the encoded protein is MDEQRDIPEAPSTPPWNIPIEDGHGLQLDAPSTCAGGIPAILTSLKHTTHELGFMRGGQALLKVNQKQGFDCPGCGWPDPDGARAITEFCENGVKAVAHEATNTVITKEFFQRYSLEQLGRESDHWLGQQGRLIRPMIKRGEDTHYHPVSWATAFDTIAGHLNALDDPNEAVFYTSGRTSNEAAFLYQLFARLYGTNNLPDSSNMCHESSSVALKEVIGIGKATVTLDDFDKADAIFILGQNPGTNHPRMLATLQQAARRGCQIVSINPLPEAGTTRFIHPREVTSWLGQGTPIATLFLPVKINGDVPLLKGIMKELLMREEKNPGSILDLSFIQEYTEGFDNFATITRNIAWEKIEEGSGIAREDIQKAADIAEQAKSIICTWAMGMTQHKNAVANMQEIINFLLLRGNIGKPGAGPCPVRGHSNVQGDRTMGITENPSPEFLDRLEKACHFQPPTKRGHDAVRGIKAMHAGKAKVFMALGGNFLSATPDTAYTAQALSRCRLTVHISTKLNRAHLVTGTEALILPALGRTDKDLQDDIPQYVTTENTMGIVQTSQGRLEPVSEFLKSEVDIVASLAKATFTNKEGPGNHINWDELIHDYDAIRHLISQVVPGHEHYTERVNKPGGFYLANPIRDARQFPTPSGKARFTVHPMPGIHLAPDQLLMMTIRSHDQYNTTIYGLDDRYRGIKAGRRVVFMNEQDMEERKFAKGDAVDIISHHKGQTRLASHFVVVPYPIPRTCVATYFPEANVLIPIDSVADKSNTPTSKSIVVTIHPTTYTPPSHT
- a CDS encoding DUF1499 domain-containing protein translates to MRALNRMSNKNFNSPLIGRQSCRVTAWLPLRIMLLCLIPAVAIAQGALGEELIVSGRTFSCPDRPNCVSTMAVAESHAIAPYRYQASLEEAKAELKHIFAQFPRTELVREEEDYLQYEVKSFLFGFVDDVELWLDEATKTIHFRSAARSGYYDFGVNRKRMEDVRQILNGKL
- a CDS encoding hemerythrin domain-containing protein, translating into MVTKTQKAQAAQVTDMLRKDHKKVKGLFRKFEKTDNAREKQEIVDMVVTELEIHAELEEKIIYPAVRSKMNDEDLMDEAIEEHHVVHGVIGELKKMKPGDQRYDAKVTVLGELCKHHIQEEEEEMLPKAEKRDIDWDGLHQQVMKRKNQLMEKAGLSSNGASTNSKARKKK
- a CDS encoding sodium:alanine symporter family protein encodes the protein MDSLESFVSTVAGWVWGPPMLILLVGTGLYLTILLKGLQFRVLPHALKLVFHKEPSANGDISHFAALMTALSATVGIGNIVGVAAAITLGGPGAVFWMWMTGLVGMATKYGEAVLAVKYREQGQYGMRGGPMYYLAKGAGLPWLGWLFAVFTACAAFGIGNMTQANAVAGIVESTFQIPPWITGVVLMSLTGLVILGGITSIGRFTSVLVPFMIVGYVSSALVVLVLHVTEIPQALASIVYHAWNPIAAGGGFAGATMAAAMRYGLARGVFSNESGLGSAPIAAAAARTDDPVRQALVSMTQTFIDTLVVCSMTALVILTATPWTQGIDPAQLTSASFGETLGHTGELIVTCSITLFAYSTLIGWNYYGEKAIEYLMGTRAIVYYRVIFVGVVLLGATSRLELVWNVSDIMNGLMAIPNLIGLLLLAKIIKQETVRYFNLQKLGADSSRSTPPPV
- a CDS encoding NnrS family protein; this encodes MTPAFFSFGFRPFFLSAAVFAGIALPIWALILSGADNTHFLYVPREWHVHEMIFGFLPAVIAGFLFTAMPNWTDRPPIKEMPLMILWALWLTGRLVIAIPWPPALVCAIIDGAFLVALAIIVWREIAIGKAWDRSPIGLLISLYAIANLLFHMSALNDSATELPGRMALSVIILLLALIGGRVIPSFTLDYLSERGMPQQPASFSRFDGVSILLAAIAALAWTVQPEGLVTGWLLMAAGLVNLIRLLRWYGWITWREPLVLILHVGYGWLAMSLLILGAAILGLGLRQENAVHVLTTGAVGSMTLAIMTRASLGHTGRARHAGPMTVMIYSLVNLGAILRVLGPTTDFSTSLVLGLSAIVWSSGYLLFAVVYGPFLLRPSLDEE